The following coding sequences lie in one Elusimicrobiota bacterium genomic window:
- a CDS encoding DUF4932 domain-containing protein, translated as MGLRRKVTLFLLLARSGAAWGSSNLSVAVDPRFELLGAVQRLAGLGESSEGIYPEPSLVRKRFAAFRSHPAVKAYAAAASRRPSEEAFGIIFFFLTEPPVLAWKVPRARLPQGFIESLGGIGAVESFLVEMRDFARASKFMEFYREHSRGYARYESLARQELDGTDYLALMQSYLRQDLDCRMTVILPLLYSRSRFTSFIWPYPYQGPGRKGKGPFSVFTIHGLPNIRDGRPYFGLGDFFQDGDGYKPLYIPVEWGFVDSEEKIKGLSALYGPAARDCPPSWEACAKHLVISALSLRISKRLLGRDIPLPQSPAQAYVKALASRLVEFEIQKARYPNFQSFFPRLVDEMKALAASP; from the coding sequence TTGGGCCTGCGCCGGAAAGTGACCCTTTTTCTTCTCCTGGCGCGCTCCGGCGCGGCCTGGGGGAGCTCGAATCTCTCCGTCGCCGTCGATCCCCGCTTCGAGCTTCTGGGCGCGGTCCAGCGCCTAGCGGGGCTGGGGGAGTCGTCGGAGGGAATCTATCCGGAGCCGTCCTTGGTTCGAAAGCGCTTCGCGGCTTTTCGCTCGCATCCCGCCGTGAAGGCCTATGCGGCCGCGGCCTCGAGGCGCCCGAGCGAGGAGGCCTTCGGCATCATTTTTTTCTTTTTAACCGAGCCCCCGGTCCTGGCCTGGAAGGTTCCGCGCGCCAGACTCCCCCAGGGCTTCATTGAGTCGCTCGGAGGAATCGGAGCGGTCGAGAGCTTCCTCGTGGAAATGCGCGATTTCGCCAGGGCCTCCAAGTTCATGGAATTTTACCGCGAGCATTCCAGGGGCTACGCGCGCTACGAGAGCTTGGCCCGCCAGGAGCTGGACGGGACGGACTATTTGGCCTTGATGCAATCATACCTGCGCCAGGATCTTGACTGCCGCATGACCGTCATCCTTCCCCTTCTCTACAGCCGCAGCCGCTTCACTTCCTTCATATGGCCCTACCCCTACCAGGGCCCGGGAAGAAAGGGCAAGGGGCCTTTCTCGGTTTTCACCATTCACGGCCTGCCGAATATCCGGGACGGTCGGCCTTATTTCGGCCTCGGCGATTTCTTCCAGGACGGAGACGGCTATAAGCCCTTGTATATCCCCGTGGAATGGGGATTTGTCGACTCGGAGGAGAAGATCAAGGGGCTCTCGGCCCTTTACGGGCCGGCGGCCCGGGATTGCCCGCCCTCCTGGGAGGCCTGCGCCAAGCACTTGGTCATTTCCGCGCTGAGCCTGCGCATAAGCAAGCGCCTCCTGGGCCGGGATATACCCCTCCCGCAGTCTCCGGCGCAAGCCTACGTGAAGGCTCTGGCCTCCCGATTGGTCGAGTTCGAGATCCAAAAGGCGCGTTATCCCAACTTCCAATCCTTCTTCCCGAGGCTCGTGGACGAGATGAAGGCCCTCGCCGCTTCCCCATGA
- a CDS encoding DUF4932 domain-containing protein, giving the protein MKIFSRASVQNSEQGAERIIKLMPKDAAKAARRVHETLKKARTGIVRYKTAAENLRPLDEALLAHPRCGALMIFRGFVKRVANRYEDAAAEISRGIALHPEEPQGHFWLATALGALGRFADAVESLDRAVGLAPECAEYYKLRGQAQEKLGRLEAAVSDFDKAIACRQNYDWAYIGHGVCQARLGRLDEALDDLDKAIELSQQEEWAFLKRSLIRRRLGDILGAVEDVNRACDLNPTCEWVQGKMPKDEKALLEANGLLDGCLAEHPEAVWARAWRGQTRLKLGDFAGARQDLERALSGELGKRRAWALAWRGESARRLGDLDQAEKDLDQAAAERPDYPQAFLWRGCLRLERGRPEPALVDFKRSAELNDRFPEIHFFIGRALEALGRSNEALASYDEGLKIGPGNGELLKARAALRGRQGDAVGQEEDLRQYYEKISVSPQYWRGTYGELIDEAGPEVAGRVWESLPLPAQLLREDAREAAAALLALRGANLRQAGRLDEALASFKEALRLKARPIVSVDARIELLAAVQGLIEPGPLPAFLEKSSPDVLEYARESRRRFAAFSGDPALAAVRGSLQEPAAFRWFQVAGTLLKASALPRLEWAAVPGPNGRDAALLGALRSLAERSRFLEFFDPWRERLSRWAAPVREALAGEDYSAGLSCYLGVEVKADFIVMVSPLAFRTSYSDQAQRPGGRAESWTVICPSDPEAGLWDGISPVSRPLFQAKAWHELSHAVMDAWAEKYAERIGNFSRLHARISGHARRSGWLDCFSEHLVLAPSCRLLRQKEGAGAAEEIERAYLRSGYAFLGPVLKGLEEYEASRERYPSLEDFYPRWLNVLERL; this is encoded by the coding sequence ATGAAAATTTTCTCCCGGGCCTCGGTCCAGAACTCCGAGCAGGGGGCCGAGCGCATCATTAAGCTCATGCCCAAAGACGCGGCCAAGGCCGCGCGTCGGGTCCACGAAACGCTGAAGAAGGCCAGGACCGGCATCGTCCGCTACAAGACCGCGGCGGAGAATTTAAGGCCCCTGGACGAGGCGCTCCTGGCGCATCCCAGATGCGGAGCGTTGATGATATTCCGGGGTTTCGTCAAGCGGGTGGCCAACCGCTACGAGGACGCGGCGGCGGAAATCTCGCGCGGGATCGCGCTCCACCCGGAGGAGCCTCAGGGGCACTTTTGGCTGGCGACCGCCTTGGGCGCCCTTGGGCGTTTCGCCGATGCGGTGGAAAGCCTCGACCGGGCCGTGGGCCTGGCCCCGGAATGCGCCGAGTACTACAAACTGCGCGGCCAGGCCCAGGAAAAGCTGGGGCGCCTGGAGGCCGCGGTCTCGGATTTCGACAAGGCCATCGCCTGCCGTCAGAATTACGATTGGGCCTACATCGGCCACGGCGTCTGCCAGGCCCGGCTCGGGCGCTTGGACGAGGCCCTGGACGATCTCGACAAGGCCATCGAGCTCTCGCAGCAGGAGGAATGGGCCTTCCTCAAGAGAAGCCTGATTCGCCGCCGCCTGGGAGACATCCTGGGCGCGGTCGAGGACGTCAACCGCGCCTGCGACCTCAACCCCACCTGCGAGTGGGTCCAGGGCAAGATGCCCAAGGATGAAAAGGCCCTGCTGGAGGCGAACGGACTTCTCGATGGGTGCCTTGCCGAGCACCCGGAGGCCGTCTGGGCGCGGGCCTGGCGGGGGCAGACGCGCCTCAAGCTGGGCGATTTCGCCGGGGCGCGCCAGGACCTGGAGCGCGCCCTTTCGGGCGAGCTCGGCAAGCGGCGCGCCTGGGCGTTGGCTTGGCGGGGGGAGTCGGCGCGCCGACTCGGGGATCTCGACCAAGCCGAGAAAGACCTGGATCAAGCCGCGGCCGAGCGCCCCGATTATCCGCAGGCCTTCCTTTGGCGGGGATGCCTGAGGCTGGAGCGGGGCCGGCCCGAGCCGGCCCTGGTGGATTTCAAGCGCTCCGCCGAACTTAATGACCGTTTTCCCGAGATACATTTCTTCATCGGCCGGGCCCTGGAAGCCCTGGGGCGCTCCAACGAGGCTTTGGCCTCGTACGATGAAGGCCTCAAGATCGGCCCCGGAAACGGGGAGCTGTTGAAGGCCCGGGCGGCCCTCCGGGGACGCCAAGGCGATGCCGTAGGCCAGGAGGAGGACCTGCGCCAATACTACGAGAAAATCAGCGTCTCGCCCCAATATTGGCGAGGGACCTACGGCGAGCTCATAGACGAGGCCGGCCCGGAAGTAGCCGGCCGAGTCTGGGAGAGCCTGCCCTTGCCTGCTCAGCTTCTTCGGGAGGATGCGCGCGAGGCGGCCGCGGCACTTCTGGCCTTGCGCGGCGCCAACCTTCGCCAAGCCGGGCGCTTGGACGAGGCCTTGGCTTCTTTTAAGGAAGCCCTGAGGCTCAAGGCCAGGCCCATCGTCTCCGTGGACGCGCGCATCGAGCTTTTGGCTGCGGTTCAAGGACTTATCGAACCCGGCCCCTTGCCGGCTTTTTTGGAGAAGTCCTCCCCCGACGTCCTCGAGTACGCGCGGGAGTCGCGCAGGAGATTCGCGGCGTTCTCCGGGGACCCCGCCTTGGCCGCGGTTCGCGGATCGCTGCAGGAGCCAGCGGCCTTCCGTTGGTTTCAGGTGGCCGGAACCCTTCTCAAGGCCTCTGCCTTGCCCAGGCTCGAGTGGGCGGCGGTTCCGGGTCCCAACGGCAGGGACGCGGCTCTTCTCGGCGCCCTGCGCTCCTTGGCGGAGCGCTCCCGCTTCCTGGAGTTCTTCGACCCGTGGCGCGAGCGCCTGTCGCGCTGGGCGGCTCCCGTGAGGGAGGCCCTCGCGGGAGAAGATTATTCGGCCGGCCTTTCATGCTACCTTGGAGTCGAGGTCAAGGCGGACTTCATCGTGATGGTCTCGCCCCTGGCCTTCAGGACCTCCTACAGCGACCAGGCGCAAAGGCCGGGCGGAAGAGCCGAGAGCTGGACCGTCATCTGCCCGTCGGACCCGGAGGCGGGGCTCTGGGACGGGATCAGCCCGGTCTCAAGGCCGCTCTTCCAAGCCAAGGCCTGGCACGAGCTCTCCCACGCGGTCATGGACGCTTGGGCGGAAAAATACGCCGAACGAATCGGAAATTTCTCGCGGCTTCATGCCCGGATCTCCGGGCACGCGCGCAGGTCGGGGTGGCTCGACTGCTTTTCCGAGCATCTGGTCCTGGCACCCAGCTGCCGCCTGCTCAGGCAAAAAGAGGGAGCCGGGGCGGCCGAGGAAATCGAACGGGCCTACCTGCGCTCGGGCTACGCCTTCCTGGGTCCGGTGTTGAAGGGCCTTGAGGAGTACGAGGCCTCTCGGGAGCGCTACCCGAGCCTGGAGGATTTCTACCCGCGCTGGCTGAACGTCCTGGAGAGGCTGTAG
- a CDS encoding VOC family protein: MTQTVAGIRGFYNVIIKALDVEKVARFYSGVLGLPVHHDCPDCVVLNLGQDQWLVIHKDRKDIEDLKGAGGASASRCGFGFRVDDVDALYERLKDKVKFPKPPADEEWGARCVTGFDPEDNKIEFIQEKRKP; encoded by the coding sequence ATGACCCAGACCGTCGCCGGAATTCGGGGATTTTACAACGTCATCATCAAGGCCTTGGACGTCGAGAAGGTGGCGCGCTTTTACTCCGGAGTCCTCGGCCTGCCCGTGCACCACGACTGTCCGGACTGCGTCGTCCTTAATTTGGGCCAGGACCAATGGCTCGTGATCCACAAGGACCGCAAGGACATCGAGGACTTGAAGGGGGCCGGCGGAGCCAGCGCGTCTCGCTGCGGCTTCGGCTTCAGGGTGGACGACGTGGACGCCCTCTACGAGCGGCTCAAGGACAAGGTGAAGTTCCCCAAGCCTCCGGCCGACGAGGAGTGGGGGGCGCGCTGCGTCACGGGATTCGACCCAGAGGACAATAAGATCGAGTTCATCCAGGAGAAGCGCAAGCCCTGA